The sequence below is a genomic window from Bremerella alba.
ATTTCCCAAAACACTGGGCCGGCCTAATTAATCATGAATGGAAAGGATTTGTTTGGATTGAGATATCCGTCGAAGAGTTCGGCGGAGAACTGCCAGAACCCAAGATTGATCTCTCTAAACTTCAAGGTGATCTTGGTAAGCGGGGAGGATGGTATCTAGCACGACGAATATCCGAGGTTATTCCCACGGCCTATCCAGACCATGCTGAAAAGATGAAAGGTAGTCTAACCGTTTATCGCATTCGGGAAAACAAAGAGTTTGAAGGGGTTTGGAAAGACCCGGCGGACGAACTGCAGAAAATCGATACAGCTTCATTTGTCGGATGGTCCGATTCAGCGTCGGGAACATTCTCATTGTTTGTCGATGAGTGGGAATCGGGAAAACATCCTTATTGTTATAAAACACTGAGAAATGCAGCGATCTCGGGTTACTGGTTTCCGAAGGAGGATGCCATCCAAGGTTGGGTCAACAGCCTCGACACCTACGTGAGACTCTCTAGCGACCGACAAGCGATGGATCAGCTTCGACAGTTGGCCGTTGCGGAATATACCCGCCCTAGTGATATTCGAAGAGGTGCCATGAACCAGGGTCAAGAATTGAGGAAGGCACTCCGGAAAGAGACTTTGGACCCCAGTTTGCGAGTGCAAGTAGACAAGCTGATTGCGTGGTACGCGAATTTCTTAGATCAAATGAACGACGAAACGTTCGATCGATGGGTCGGGGGCGACCTGCCTCACCGCGGCATGACAATGATTTCCGGCCCAGAATTCGAGAAAGCGTTTGGCAAGCCGTATCTGGCAATGAACTATCAGGAACAATACCTCTTTGGGGTTTTTATAGGAGGTGCGTGCTATCGAATTCAACGAGGAGAAGTACCTCATATTCCCGACATAGATTTCTCGTGGCTTGATAATTTTGCAGCGTTATTGAATGTTTCAAACGATCGGGATCGCCGAATATTGCGTGGGCATGTCATTCAACAGCAGGCCAACGAGAAATGGTACGCGAATTTTCAGGAGCGTATTCTAGAGCCCGATCAATATCCTGGGGCAGCTGCCAATTTCAACCGAATTTACCCCTGGGTGTTGCGTGCAATCATGGGACGTCCTCAAAATCCGTACGAGGGCGAATTGGCCAATCTTGCCAAGCATCAAAAGAGAACCGCTCAATGGCGGGAACTTCAGGCCGAACGCCAGCAATACGACCATCTTCACCAGGAGTTGGTTGCCGAGTTTGAAGAGTTGGCCACCTTGCCGGGAAATATCAAGACACTCCAGCAACTGGGGAAGCGGCTACCAGCATTTTCGCAGGAGTATTCGCTGCTGCAGGATTCGGCTTCCCACAAAGCGATCTATCAGGCCGCTGTTCAATTCATGGAAACACGTCACCAGCAACTCCTCGATCACTACCTAAACGAGGTGTTCTACCAAGTAGAAACGGCCGCCAATCAAGAATCGTTCGACGCGCTGCGAAACTGGACTCTCGTCGATCAAACGGCCGGCACAAAGTTAACATCTCAAGCGCTCGCCAAGCATTTCGCCAAAAATCAGAAGCGACTGGAATTTGAAAGCAAGCTGGCAACATACTCTGTCCAAGAACGCTGTTGGATGAAGCTTGGTTCGTTGGATATTGAGATTCCTGAGATCGTTCCTCCCCCTAGCGCGGACTCAATTCGCAAGGCCATCCTGCGTGAGTTTGCCGCCAAAGGTGGAAATGGTGAGATTACGGGTCCCCAGACAGTGATGCTTACCACATCCAAGGCGAAGGTGCTTGGCATGTATTTCGAGTATGACATTCCTTTTCTCAAGATCGAATCGAGCCCTCAAGATCGCTCTCCGTTACCGAAGGGGGTATCGCATACCACGAAGTATCGCTACGAACTGGGCATGCGTGACGCACTCAAGGCGGAAGGAATTCACGCGGGTAAAGATCCAAGCGAAATCGGCACAGGCACGTTACTCGCAGATAACCCTATTTGGAAAATTCAGCAGCGATTGCTACGACAAGAGTCCAGAAGCACGGTCCATCAAGATGAGTTTGTGCTAACCACCAGCGGTTGGCGAAATCAAACGATGCAAAAGCGAAAAACCCCTTGGGAATTCTCGAAGCCAGGCCGCGGAGCGATCGATCTCTTAGACGCCTTGGATAAGAAGTATCGTAGGTAAGCTCTCAGCGACATATTGATGAACCTCGTGAAATGCCTCGCTGAAGAACAAACGTTCCTGCCTGATGCAACATATCAGGCAGGAGTCGAGTCGCTTTAATCCCGGTGGCCCGCCTAAGTACTACAGTTGGACTTTCTTGATTTGACGGTCTAAGGTATGCTCTCCCGATCTTTTCAGGAAGAGCAAGAATGCCGACGATTCAGGATGTTAAGGGCTGAGCAAGTAAACTGGAAGCCGTTTCGCTACGGATTGCGGATCGATATTCTCGACGAGACCTTCGAGCCCACGCGGGTCGATATCTGCAAGGGCTGATCAGCCGCGTCGAGCGGAAGAATGGCTGGCAGTTGGCCGAAGAACTAGGCGACCAGACGCCCACCAATCTTCAGCATTTCATCGCTCGATCCTTTGGGAGCGTAGATCGGGTGCGTGATCATCGGCAGCCGTAGCGGAAAGGTCTCGATCGCTGTCTATTTGTTGGAACACAGCATCCAGGATGCGAAGTTCCTCTTCCGTTCGGTTGGCCATAAGCGGTTGGACTGGCGCTGTGTTCTCTTGAATTGAGTCACGAGCCGTCTTCGCCGTTTCCTCACGTTTCAGGAAGTCCGAATCCCAGTCACTGAGGAGGACTTGCGGGGATTCTACAAAGCTTGTGACAGGGAACTCCCCTTCTAGTGTTACCGATGGTGGTTCTGGCTCGGACTCAGGGACATCGAGGTAAGATTCTGGAAACGAAAGATTCGAGGTCTCGGCTTTGCGAGCACCATAGTTACGGATGAAGTAGGCAAAATCGGTGAGGCCCACCTTTCCGTCACGATTGAAGTCGAAACGATAGGCAGCCCCGTTCTCTGGGCCGACCGACTTTCCATACTCACGGATAAAATCGGCGAAGTCCCTGAGACCGATCTTGCCATCGTCATTCGTATCGTAGATGACCGGTCCAAAGTTGCCAGGCACTTCTTCTTGTACGGCAATGGCACGATTGGTATCCAGAATTCGAGCATTTTCAAGCTGAACACCATGCGTGTTGGCGGGGGTAATGTATTGTCCTTCCACGTCGACCCGCATGCCGGCCACGTTTTCCAGGTTCTGAGAAAAGATAACCGTCGCCAACAGGACACGGTCGCCTGGTTGGTACTCGGACAGATCGACATTTTGCAGTGTCGCGGTCGAAGTAATTGTGGTGTCTTCCTGGCTATGCACCCATGGTCGATCCTCGCCCAGGGCGTTGATTAGATGGGGAGCGAGGAACCGATTCGCTGTCGAGGTGATTTGAAATTCGACATCGATGGGACGAGGGGGAAGGTCGTTACCTAGGGTAAACCAAATTTGCCCGGTCGCATCTTCCCACTCGTGAAACATGCCTGAGGGAGCGGTGACTTCGCTATTGATCGCTCCAGGCAGAGAGGCATCGGTGGTGAAGAGAAAATCAAGCGAGGAACTGTTGCCGACAATAATGGTTTTCTGCACCGTGGACGATTCGTTGTTGGCATCGGTCACGGTCAAGGATAACGTATATACTCCCGTGATTTGAGTGACCACCGACCATTGGGTCTGATGCGTACCACTTTGCACTTCGATCGGCTGGGGGTTATCGCCCTGGAATACTTCAAGGGTATAAGTCAACGTTTCGTTCGCGTTGTCTACATCGTCAGCCAAAACCATGACATCAATCGGTTGACCGACCACCGGGGCTTCGCTAATCGAATCGAAGGCAACCGTCGGGGCATCGTTTGCACCTTGAATGTTTATGGTGAGTTCATGAGCGGTTCCATCCTGCGCACGGACCAGATGTGTTTCGCTTGCGGTGTCGCCCAGGTTCAGGTGTTGAACCTTTTCTGGATCTAGCTGATAAGTCCAATCGCCGTTGGCTTCCAATTGAAATATACCATACTCGGCAGGAACATCGGTCTGAGGTTGGAACTCCGATTCACCTTCGTCAGGATCGGTCACGGTGAGTTGACCGGCCTGGAGCGTGCCGTGGTCTTCGGTGATCGTCGCCGAGAGGTCTCCTGCAATGACGGCGGCATCGGGTGTCGGTTCGACGGTAATGGTCACATGCCCGATCGCTTGGCCCGTTCCTCCATCACTGGCAAGATACGTAAAGGTATCGGTCCCGGAAAAATTCTCGTGGGGGGTGTAGGTGAATGTCCCGTCTTCGTTCAGTTGCACGACCCCAAATTGCGGCAGCGTTTCCAGCGTAACCGTGAGGGTGGCTCCGTCCGGATCGGAGTCATTATCGAGGACGCCCCCGGTCGTCACTGCCAGCGAAGAATCTTCGGCGACAAGGTATGTATCTGACATCGTTTGCGGCGGAGGGTTCGGGTCGAAGCGGTGCAGGAAATAGCCGTAATTCGGGTTCCCCAGTTCAAGCACATACGCATCGAAATACAAGAGTCCATCCAGTTCGATAAAGGTCGAGGGACCATTGAAATAGGAAGAAAAGTCGAATACCAGATTTGTTTCCCCGACCGAGCCAGCGGGACCAGGGACGTACTCCCACAAATCATCTCCGCTATCGGTCCCGACATTGAAATAGAGCCGACCGTTATAGGCATAGGTGTCTTCAGGCCTGAAGCCATTGGCATCGGTGAGTAGTGTTAGCGTGCCATGTTCGCCGACGTGGGGATCGAATTGCCACAGTTCAAATTGAGTCCCTTTCTTGGCCGTCACATAGAGCCGGTCATTGAGGACCGTGAAGTATTGCGGTTCCGATCCGTAATGGCCCTCCCGGATATCAATCACGCGTGCCGTTTGAGTGTTGGTGTTGTAAGCCCACACCTCATTGGCATCGCTGCCATGTTTTTCTCGGAAGTAGAGGGTGTCGTCGATGACCACCATTTCTTCATTGACCAGATACTCCTGGTTAGGAGGGTGGTGAGTTTGAGTCACGTCCACCTCGAAGGCGATGGTACCCTGTCCGCCGTCGTCAGCAGGATTAAAGCTCCACATGGCGTAACCGATGGAATCGTTTTTAGCCATGTAGTAGAGCTTGCTGTTGTGTGCGGTCAGCATCATCGGAACCGAACCGCTCGTTCCCACGAAGAAATCGGCTAACATTCGAACGCTTGGAATGCCTCCTTCGCTAGTAAGATCAAGCTCCCAGAGTTCGTAGCCATGTTCTCCGTCGTCGCCCGAGAAATACAGCTTGCCGCTGAGCGCTTCCATCTCATCAAATGTGAATGTCGTCGGCAGGTCGTAAACCCGGCGGAGTTGGCCGGCCCCTTCGTTTGCGGCGGGGTCGTACTCGTAAACGTCGATCCACGAATCAAAGGTTTCTGCCGTGAAGTAAACCTTGCCATTCATGGTGACAAAGTTGCTGGGATTTGAACTGAAGTTAGAGGTATTCGAGCCATCGCCAGAACCCAAATTGATGTCGGCAATCGGTGACGCTTGCCCCAGACCCCCGTTGGCACTGGGATCGTATTTCATGAACTCCTGCCCAATTTGGTCGTGTCGCGTCTCGCCTGAAAAATACAGGACATCGTCGAGAACGATTCCAGATTCGTACGAAACATAGGAGTCATCGATCGAAACGTCAGCGTAGATCGGACTCACCGAGAGGGGCCATCGCGATTCCAATGTCTCCAGTCGCCCCCGTTTTCGGGCCAGTCGACGGCGTGGCGAGGCTTGAGAGGAAGCATTGAAATCCAAGAAGTTGCAAAACATAAGACGACACCTTCAACAAAATATACGGGCTTGTCGAAGGTACAATCGCGATCCGACAACTTTACCCGACAGAGGTGACGATATTCTTGGGAAAAATATCTGAGGGAGGATGCCACGTCCGCCGACATTCTGCAATAAGTTGACGACTTCCATTTTCCATTTAGAACCTGCCTGAGCAGCCTCATTTGGCCAGTCTTCTCACTATCAATCGGATCATGTCCAGTTGCAGGATGGCTTGACTGAAACTGGTGGCGGCCTCGTAGTCGACCGACAGGCGACGAAGGTAGATCAGTCAAGCGAAGGCTAAGAACTACTGGAAACTAAAGTAGCTGAGTGGCTTTCGGAACAGCTTGAGCCACTAAGAGATTCGGTGGACGAGAAGCAGAGAATTCCGTGAACAGCCTGAGAGGAATATTGTCTTTTGATTCCTCTTGCATCCAAACCGTGGGTATCAATCGCATGCCCGTTTTCAATCACGTTCGGGAGTAAGGCGTTTTTCAGCATTTTGCCTGTTGATTCCGCAGGTCCTATGATTATCCACTTATGTCATTTTCGTGAAATGCGAATTCAGAATACAACCACTCATAGCTATGCGTGTCTGATATGTCTGAAATCGTGTCTGATTTTGGCCCTTTTCGACCCTGGCAGCAAGAATACCTGTTTATGTAAGTGTCTTAATCGCATGGCGTTGCGATGCCGATTTTCAGAAGGAGTTTCCCGCCCGCCGCCTCCACTTTCAGGCCGCTTGTGAGAAATCGCAAGCGGCCTTTTTTATCGGGTTTGGGTGATAGGCCTTTTCACGCCTAAAGGCCACAAAACGCATTCGTGTCTGATTTTGGTCGGTAAAATCCACTTTCATACACGCGATCCCACTGATTTTCAGGCATAAAGCTCTTGGCTAGGAAGAAAGATCGCTGACAGGAAAAATGAGGGCTATATGGGGATGGCGCTAGTGACCTTGCCAACTGCCAATCGAGCAACCATAGCAGACGCTTTTACTTCAACGGAGTTCTCTTTCAGAATTCACGAACCAATTTCGCCAGAATCAGCGATGTATCTTCCAATACGTTCCTCGTCGGCGAGAACCGCTACCAGCTTTTAGATGGTAGTCGTAGTGACGATCACTATCTCGGTTGGGGGTCGGCCAACCGGGGAGGAAGTTCTACCGTGACATGCACTCTGGCGGCCACATAGATCCAGATCAACAGTTGCGGTGGGAATTGAGGTCTTGAGATACCGGCGAGTCAAAGCCCGAGACCGGGTTGTACTGGAAGAAGATGTTGAGCAATTGATTTCCGATGAAGGGCTGGAGGAACCGGCTGCCCAGCAAGATCAGCTTCGGGCCTTTGAAGGCTGCGTTGAGAAGCTCCCTGATCAGAGACGCCGTTTGGTTCTGAATGCCTGTTCTGGCGAGCAATCGATGAAGGCCATCGCCTCGGACACTGGCAAGTCACCGGAGGCGTCTACCGAACGTTGAGCCGACTTAGTCGTCAACTCTTAATGTGCATCGAATAGTTTCTCAGCGACGTCAATTCCTGGCGACCTTACTCGCCGGCAGAGCAGTCTTGCCGGGCATAACGACGACCGTCTTAGCGAAGCCGCCAGGTCTAGGACAGGGCAGCGGTGGTAGTTTCGGCAAGGGAAAAGGCAGCAACCAAGATGGCGGCGCTGTTGAGCCCTAGAAACCGGCGTTCAACTAGAATCGCTTCCGTGCATCTCGAATTGGATGACACGAAGCTTCCCTGCAACGCCTTTCTCGCACCTCGATGCGCGAGAAAGGCGTTATGCCTGCGCATCGAGGTAGACGAATCAGCCTGCCACAAATACTTGATTGACTAATGAAGCACTTTAGAAGGTATAACCCCCGACCAATGCGTGGTGAATCCAACTGACTTGCCAACGTGCAACTGGCCAGTACTGGCAATCAGGTTTGGCACGAATTAGAACAAGTCTTTAGCGGTTGGTTAATTGATCGATGGCTAGGCTTGTTCAGTTCTCGTGGAGGAAGGTTGGTTGGCTCGAATTCGTAGCGTGTTTTGGAGCCGGGATGTTAAGAGCGGCTTTCAGCTTGTGACCTTGCGGCAGTTGCGAGAGAGAGATCTGCGGCCTGGCTTGGCCGAGCCGCAGCGGCTCGACTTTCATATGTTGATCCTCTGCGAAAATGGCGTCGGGGCTCACATGGTCGATTTCGAGATGCACGACTGTCGCCGCGGTACGCTGATCCATATCAGTCCGAACCAGGTGCATGCGTTTGCCAGTGACATTGACACGGAAGCGACCCTGCTCATCTTTCGGCCTGAGGTCTTGCCGGTTGAATTCTATGGCCCTGACTCAGGAACGCAGCCGCCGGCAGAATACCTTTGGCCACCTGCAACGAAGCTTGATAAGCCTTCGCTTGAATTCGTGACGGCTACGGTTAGTTTTCTAACCAAGCAGCATTGCTCTCAGGGGATATGGGATCATCCCGAAGCGGCCAGGCACGTTGCGATTGGGCTGGCATCGCTTGCCTATCGCACGGCCGTTTCGAGTAGCCCGCTTTACCAAAGCCCTCCTCAGCCGTTGTTTTTCGCTTTTCTTACGATTGTCGAAGAGTTTTATGCGACGCGGCGCGATGCCCAGTGGTATGCCAGGCGGCTGGATTGTTCGTATCGGAACTTGTGCCGTATCTGCAAGGAAGCAAGCGGCGAGACGCCCA
It includes:
- a CDS encoding VCBS domain-containing protein — encoded protein: MFCNFLDFNASSQASPRRRLARKRGRLETLESRWPLSVSPIYADVSIDDSYVSYESGIVLDDVLYFSGETRHDQIGQEFMKYDPSANGGLGQASPIADINLGSGDGSNTSNFSSNPSNFVTMNGKVYFTAETFDSWIDVYEYDPAANEGAGQLRRVYDLPTTFTFDEMEALSGKLYFSGDDGEHGYELWELDLTSEGGIPSVRMLADFFVGTSGSVPMMLTAHNSKLYYMAKNDSIGYAMWSFNPADDGGQGTIAFEVDVTQTHHPPNQEYLVNEEMVVIDDTLYFREKHGSDANEVWAYNTNTQTARVIDIREGHYGSEPQYFTVLNDRLYVTAKKGTQFELWQFDPHVGEHGTLTLLTDANGFRPEDTYAYNGRLYFNVGTDSGDDLWEYVPGPAGSVGETNLVFDFSSYFNGPSTFIELDGLLYFDAYVLELGNPNYGYFLHRFDPNPPPQTMSDTYLVAEDSSLAVTTGGVLDNDSDPDGATLTVTLETLPQFGVVQLNEDGTFTYTPHENFSGTDTFTYLASDGGTGQAIGHVTITVEPTPDAAVIAGDLSATITEDHGTLQAGQLTVTDPDEGESEFQPQTDVPAEYGIFQLEANGDWTYQLDPEKVQHLNLGDTASETHLVRAQDGTAHELTINIQGANDAPTVAFDSISEAPVVGQPIDVMVLADDVDNANETLTYTLEVFQGDNPQPIEVQSGTHQTQWSVVTQITGVYTLSLTVTDANNESSTVQKTIIVGNSSSLDFLFTTDASLPGAINSEVTAPSGMFHEWEDATGQIWFTLGNDLPPRPIDVEFQITSTANRFLAPHLINALGEDRPWVHSQEDTTITSTATLQNVDLSEYQPGDRVLLATVIFSQNLENVAGMRVDVEGQYITPANTHGVQLENARILDTNRAIAVQEEVPGNFGPVIYDTNDDGKIGLRDFADFIREYGKSVGPENGAAYRFDFNRDGKVGLTDFAYFIRNYGARKAETSNLSFPESYLDVPESEPEPPSVTLEGEFPVTSFVESPQVLLSDWDSDFLKREETAKTARDSIQENTAPVQPLMANRTEEELRILDAVFQQIDSDRDLSATAADDHAPDLRSQRIER
- a CDS encoding AraC family transcriptional regulator; amino-acid sequence: MARIRSVFWSRDVKSGFQLVTLRQLRERDLRPGLAEPQRLDFHMLILCENGVGAHMVDFEMHDCRRGTLIHISPNQVHAFASDIDTEATLLIFRPEVLPVEFYGPDSGTQPPAEYLWPPATKLDKPSLEFVTATVSFLTKQHCSQGIWDHPEAARHVAIGLASLAYRTAVSSSPLYQSPPQPLFFAFLTIVEEFYATRRDAQWYARRLDCSYRNLCRICKEASGETPKTMIDRRVAIESRRLLAFTQDSALEIGKCLGFTEATNFVKFFQRLAGSTPDVFRRQWQK